Part of the Nicotiana tabacum cultivar K326 chromosome 20, ASM71507v2, whole genome shotgun sequence genome, attcaagtttagaaagatttgacattatttaggaaaagaaagttcttacctctaatactttcaaagtatttgctcgagatgtcagagtctcgtgctgataacgtgttataaaataaaactgTAAAGTatagacaagtatagagagaaactgttatattattcgaattcaaactgatgtacataatgaactgaaatctcttctatttatagaagaaaggaaggtgttgtgtaagctgctactataccagatatggataatcttctactgagagcaatgtttatccataacggagtactgaaaggataagcttattatacccgatatggataatcttctaccgggggtaatgtttatccataactgggtactgaaaggataaacttattatacccggtatggataatcttctaccggggataatatttatccataaccgggtaccgaagtgataagcttcttcaggaagcttatttccaatagagtactaaatagataaatatatttacggtggagtcccatatgaatAAGCTTCTTcatgaagcttatttacaatggagtactaaatgaacatccataatataatatatttataacaaaaacaTGCACGAAGACAAAAACTTTGCAATTCATTACAATTCCTGACGTGTAAAAACTTGGAAACATGGAAGGGTTATATCTAAGGAAAATAGTTACACTAAATACAGAAAAATTATCTAAGTAAAATCCAACTCAATATcagattcctaaatattaggaatttttatatagtccaaataagaaaaaagttaattaatttaaagttctaaatataagaaaaataattaaattataattataattttatccaatgtaaatctatttttaaagggtaaaaaggcgaacaacatttcgctaagggcattCATACTTtaaatatagtatagatatagataattaGGGTAAATTTCTAATGTATAGTGATTTTCGAGgtgaattcttttaaaatttgttgaatgatgttttgataaatttaaatcatGTTGAAAGAATAAAATACTCGTCaattttagtattttcatattttatttaaataaaaataaaaaacttaattaCAGTACTTgtgaattttaatattttcatatgtgTTATGTGTGTAAAAAAGAGTGCTTGACACGAAATAGATACTGCTCCTATTTAGGCTCCCATCGACCAGGCTTCCACATACATACAATCTTTTTCCTGCTTGCGCTATAGTGTCCTAGTAAAACTCCATTTAATTTCTCTGCAAGTAAacaaagtaacaacaacaacaacaactcaacgAAATTCCACCAGTGGGGTCTGAAAGTAGTGTATACGCACACCTTATCCCTACTCTGAGGGagtaaagaggttgtttccaataaacCCTCGACTCAGGAAGACGAAAAGAGATAATAAATCAGTACCATCAATAAAAATAACAGCATCACAAGAGCCAGTACAATAAAAACTATATAAACCATACAATTTCCCTACAAGTAAACAAAGTACTGAAACAAGAAGATTTTGATTTATTCTAAATGTAAAGAAAGACCATTTTTTTACCCTATACATCTATGCGTGAAAAGGAGTGAAAGTTTACATATGGTGCTCCAAACAACCCCAAAAGAAATGGATATATAAACTTGAGGAGATGATAACTTGTATAGTATGTACTACACCAGGGACCAGAGTCACCAGACAGAGAGAACCTCACATTAATACAGATTCGTAGCCTTCCTCCTCTCTATGATTTCGACGTTGATAAATTACAGCAGCACCAACTAGTACTGCAATTCCAAACACTGCCAAGACTCCAACAGCATTGTGCAATATTACAATCTCACCTGTCTGCAGTAACGAGGAAAGAACAAGTTCAGTAATTCTGATGAAATAGGACAGTACCAAAAAAGATGGCAAGGAAATGGAGTGACGGAACAACTGATGGAAGTGTCAGTATCATTAGCTCAAACACCTACGAGCATATTGAATATCTCCGCTGACCATATAGATTTTATATTTCTTGGTTGAAAATATCTTGTTTAGACATAAATAGGAAATTCACTACTCTAGATCGACAAAAATTTTAAGGTGTCAAGATCTTACTCCATCTGTAGAATGCAGGAAAGAGTTAGGCGTTGGTGATGGTTCAGTAACTAAGAGATAGAACAGCCCCATCACTCCTGTATGCCTTTGAGCACTGCTATAATTTGATATTAAAGTTACAGTTTCCCCTTCCGAAATCTTGATAGAGCCAGGTTTAGGATAACAAGAGGACATCCCAACGATGTAACCAGCTTCATTTCCTGGTTCCTTTCCTTCCCCGTAGATTGGAAGAGATGAGCATATGGCACGTCCATCCTAGACCAATTCAgcagaaaaagaaattaaagaaaatctTAAACACCACACTGTTTACTGCAAAGTACTGAAACCTCGCTCATCAAGATAAAATTTCAATAGGATGCTCCATAAAATCAGTATAACAAAATCTGCTTTGTAGCGGCGAGGTCATTTGACAAATAATCAGTTAATAAGACGCACAATAATGTATTCAAAGAAGTAGGATGGACGCATGGTTGGACATACTCGTATCAACTGCGATGCTGCTTTACTAGGTAGGCACTCAATGGCCATTGCCTCATACACTTTCACAAGTTATATTTCTAAGTTCCTACTAGGGTTGACAAGTACTAACCTTACACCTATCCGCTCCAAAAATTCAAGCAATTAAATTTCAAAAGAAACCACTATCATTCACTTCCTATATAGTCATGCAGCTCATCAAGGGGCCACTCATATTCATTTACAACAGACAACAAAACACATCCATTAATTGTCTCAAAGGGCAGGAGGATCCATTCACTATAATAACAGATATAAAGCTTTTTGCAGCTAATTGAAGATGGTACTGAACAATGACACAGTTCTGACAGTCTGGAATATAACAGTTTGAATCAACAAAATAAGCCTCTGAAGCATGACAAACATGAAAAATGCAAACACATTTTAGTTTATCCAAGGTTAAAAGCATGAGATTAGACGGATTCACTCAAGCTGATCCTGCAAGTGGTGGCATATATAACCTGTGTTAAGATGCAGTCCAAATAAGCCTAGCATAATTAAAAGAAAGCTTTTTGTACGAAATCTTTGTTTCGATCAGTAAGTGAATTGTCCCAAAATCTATTAGAAGCTTATAGAACAATCCAGATTGTAGGCAGAACATgaccaaaaaaacaaaatatgTCAGCTCAGAGTACCTCTCCATGGAGGGCTGACCCAGTCCCTCCTGTATGTTGGTGAGCAACTCCATAGATGATATCTCCACCACTGGGAAAAGTTACACTTATATTTTTTGTATGAGTACAATCGGCATTTGCCTCAGCTGCAGAACATGACTCCACTAAATATTCAATCTGGAATCAAGAAATTGCCTGGATTATTCGCTAGATATATTTAGGTAGCAAAGAGCTAAAAATGATTTGATTTGAATTGTCATTAATTCATGTGATAATCCAGCATACAGGATGATGCACATGTTATATGACGACGGTCAATTTCTTGAATTGGTAAATTTTTCCATTTTGAAAAGGGATAGATCCAAGTAAAAGTTGGTCAAATGAACACCGGGAGTGCTCTCTACAAGATAAAAACTTTGCTGAAGAAGCATATCCTTAGTTCTTTTTTAGATCTTAAGGAATTGTATAATACTAAGATTTAAGACAACCTTTGTAATTATTCTAGATGTGCAGATGTTTTAAAGTTGATCTATATCTATCTAAGAGGTCTTTAAGGCGGTGGTACCACAAATATATACAgataaagaaaataacacatcACAGGAAATTGCTCACACCTTGCAGTGATGTCTTGACACGGTCGCTGTTGATTTTTCCTGCTTTTTCCATGTATCAGTGACATCAAGTATATAAATTTTGACGGGCACAATGGAGGGATCCCAATCAATATACTTCACCGTATACTTCAGGTACAGGCTTCTCCTTGCACCTTGGAATCCTTCTTTCACCTTGCATCTTGTTTCATCATAGCAACATCTCAAGCCTCCGACATAATCTGGCTCTATATTTCGGTCATACTCGTCTTTGGTAACGTTATAAAGATCACATCTGCACTCAGTGCATCCCAATCTATCTTCGGCACCTCGTGTATCAATTGCATGTACATTGAGCAACCATCCCTCCTCGTATCCCGGAGGTACTTCAACTGGATTGCCGACCTCTATACCATAAGGATCTGGAACATACGTTATTGTCTTTCGGGTCTCtgacccaagtccaaaatattgAGTAAGACCCCCATTGCATATCCCTGAGTTTCTCTTAACAATAAAATCTGATTGGTGGAACCCCAGATTGCCGTGGTACTTTGCCACTTCCACACCTTTTCGTTGATAATATCTTACAACAACCCAGTGATGAAGATATGTCTCATGAAGGGGTACAGAATTCCCTGCCTCATCAACTACTTCAGCATCAAAATTTTTGATAGCAATGTGGCCTTTTGGGAAGTCGATGTTGTAGTAAAACTTGTTAGAGACTGATCCAGGTTCCAGCACAATCTTTGGTGATAAAAAGACAGCAGATTTCACCCCATTTTCTTCCGTTAATCGAGATTGTGAACTTGGATCAACCGTCATTAGCAGTAAGAGTGCAAGTGAAAGCAATTGATAATTTAAACATCTTGACATCTTTTTCTCTTTCCCACTTCACTTGATATTAGTATATATATCTGTTGACAATACCGTCAACCAATTAGCAACCCATAAATTTAAGTCTCGAAAGTTTTGGTGAGTTAGAAAAAAGAGTCTAATAACCTATGGTAGTTTCTATATAGTAGAAATGCATACATTATCTATTGTTGCTGATAAAAGGAACTAGATAAAAGGTCATGATACTGTAAAAAAAGTCTTTTCTCCTATTTGGGGACATAAAAGACAAACACTTAGCAACTTTGTATAAATAACATAGGTTAGCAATTTAGAAAAAgattaaaattaataaatgaaTGAAATTTAACCGATTGTTGCAGATCATCCACTTTTTTCACAGGTTACTAACTCGTCGTTTGATTTGAAGACAAGTTATGCTAAAATTAGTTATCCTGTATTATTTCTTCCCGattatttggtatgttgtattaatccTGGAATTGTCAATTTTACGGCTTTATCCTGTGATTACTATTCCACCCTGTGGCAGGTATAACTTATCCCAGTACTATTTTTAGTCATGAGATAACTTATCTCATGATTAGTAACCaaacaagaaatcaaacggtACTAAATTTTTATCCATCATACCAAACGATAGTGTAAAAGAATTGTGCATAaacttaaattctttgaaaattaACCTAACTAACATGCAATAACTAGTTAAACTATTTAATCTTTACACAAAACTttagatcaaataatactgattaCCGGTGATATTTCTTGAGTGacaaaatagaaggaaaataaaaggaaaggaaCAGATGGAGTTAACTTTTTCAGTATATATTCATATTTGCTTACCTATACATATTTCCTTATCAATGCATATTTCTTTACCTATAGAACTAATGATCAAAGTATTTATCTTAAAATTTTCGTTGAAtattgaatatgtacaaattattaatttagaactcagaTCCCAAACCCATAAACTTAAAGATCCTGGCTCAGCCTCTGCTAAAGATTGGATGCGAAGCTCATAAAAGAACTCAAGCACCTAAATTAGAACAAAAAAAGGACTTTGGTGATCGCAAGAGTCTATTATAATTATCAGCTACGCCAAAGCTCCTTTCATCTAAATTAGAACAATAACACCGAAattaagaagaagaggaagcagagAGACTTACCCGATACGGCTTTCCCTTGTCACTCGAGTAATCGAGAGACATGTACAGAGTAGGATTTAGGAAGTCAAAATTTGGAATTCTAATGACAAGGGGGCTTTATAGGAGAACCAGAAGTCCTAAAATACAGACCATGACAATTGTACGAAGCGTACATTGATACGTATCAAGATAGGTGTTTTCCACAAGAGGAAGCCACGTGTCATTTCTGCTGAGGACACTGCTTACGACTGCGCCTGAAAGATCTATGTTTCCTCCAAAAAGAGGATCGGGGTAAGGTTGGATTTTAGGGAAATGGTCAAATATTATGGACGACTTCATACTCTCATGACAGTGACATACTCCCAAGTCTCAACGGCAAAGGAAACAAGTAAGCATCTAGAAGCCATACTCCGCCTTACTCTTTCCAGTTCTAATTTATGGTAaagtatttgattgaaaacagaGAAGGAGCCCGGGTTTTGCTTATCATAATTTTTAACTTATTTACTTCTAAATCAATAATTTAAAAGGaagtatatatttaataaaatatttaggATAAATACATAATTTGAATTAAAACTACTAAATTCTGTCGACCCTGTGGCTCCGCCTCTGATTGAATATAGATTTTAAGATTCGAGACTTGTAATCTAAACAAGGTATTCTCTTCAAccttcgtttcaatttagatgacatatTTTGCTTATTTAGAGTCAAATTGTATGAAGTATTATTTAGAatgtaatttttatcatattaacATAAgaaaaattgaacttttagtactttttatatattttttaaatttcaaaatattgaGTTGAACTAATCCAGTTTAGTCAAATTAACTCTCCATAAACGAAATATATCATCTATATTGAAACAGAAAGAATATAAATTCTCgctaaattaaataaaaaatttaaagttaagttATTTCTAAATTTATATAAACATTGAATTCGAATAAGTTTTTTTCTCATTATGTAATTGTATATTATAGTATATAGAGTGATAAGAGATTAGAATGGaaattgatttaaatattctatcCACACATTTTTacataataatatattaaaaagtaaaaaaaaagtgcAAAAATCACAATACTTTAACTTTAACATTTTAATAGTTAAAATAAATTTGAGTAATGCTATATAAAAGCAGACAACACGACAAAAATTTACATATAAAATTCTTGGTCCCCTAAAATCAATGTAGTCGAGCCGAttgtaaaaatattaattatCCTTTTTCTCACCTAATAAAGTCATATTTGTCACAAATAATACTTATAATTGCTGATAATGTAAAAATTCTTACCATGTTAATACATGAAGCTAAGCCTTTAATACATTTTTGTTGAGCGTTTTCAGCCGTCTCAATATAAAAAAGAATGATAGTACAAAATAAGAGGAAGaaagtattttaaaattttcCTTTTGGCAAATTGTTAAAGACGGCACGGCATGACTAAAGACAATTACATTGGCTTGTAATTTCACACCTGTGAACTATGTTACTATGATGTCCAAactcccaaggcaaatggtgacTAGGTACCAATGCTTGCCCATTTCTCAAtttattttccttgtttttttccttctttttgacAAAGAAATGAAACATAGAAAAGTCACAACTCACAACACTTACGATatattatcatttttctttttatagaTACAAAACTTTGTCTCCATCTTAAGAAATATCTTTCCACAATGAGACTCAATGAACTTACCAAGATCACTGGTTATTAGGTTAGCACGATTtgacaattttaatgattttattaatgtatttttaGTAGTTATAGTAACAAACCGAAaggatatttattattattagttgcatttttattttagGAAAAGGATCAAATTTGTCTTTGTCCCATCCGAAATTGAGTAGTTTTATTTTTTGCTAGACTTCTGATCTAATATTATTCTGCCATTAGGAAAAAGTTTCAATTTTTGTTCTTGATACCTAATAAAGTTCATACCAGAGGATAATTGTAAATCATTGTAACAAGTTGAGGTGGTAATTCTCGAAGAATTTTGATATGAGGAGTTTCTTGAAAAAACAAACTGTACCTTAGGATTTGATGACGGCAGTGGTATGTATGCAAAAGTGAAACACATGGAAAACTTGGAACAATTTCAAATAGTAATGGGTAAATTTAGACCTTTCTCTTTTTCCTAATAAGAGATTAAGGGGACAGTATTAATTTTTCGAAAAATTTGGGTTTGTTTGGTTGATGGTTTGAAATAATTAGTCCCACCAAAAATTTGTGCATAAGATAAACAATGTGTGGTTGGCCGTATAAGAAAAAATAATCGCCTCATAACTAATGTAGTGTTTGGTTAAATGTATTATAAAATACATACAGTAAGTTATGCGAGAATATATATGTTAATTTATGCCATATAGAACGTGgaataagaatatatatatagcaATGCAGGAGTAAACTATCTAAAGACAATAACAATCTCCTCATTATTAGTCATTACATAACTATATATCCATTCATTATTAACTTTTGCATTATCTATAATTATAGCATAACTAGTATGTGAACCAAACTACACTACCTGTTAAGGAAGAGATAGAAACAAATTAACAAAGTGGTTCACACCTAGCATTGGCTCCAAATATACCGGAAGATAATACGTACGCATACGCAGTTTCTGTCACATAGCATTTCATGTTCtcaattctcaaccaaaagccaAAATCTAAAAGGAATACAGGGTGATGAAAAAAATACAAGGTAAGTAGAGATTCAAAACTAAAATAAGAGAGGAAAAATAATGGATCATAAAAAGGAGAAGGCaaaggagaaaagagaaaagagacgCCAAGAGATCTCTCTTTTGCGTACTATTCCTTATTCCGATCACCGAAAGTGAGTTTTCATTTCTCTTAAATTTCTCCTTTCCTTCTTTGCGTTTGGATATCCAGAATTTAAAATCACGTGGAATCATACATATATGCACGCGCGCTCAAGCAATCTTTTTTATATTATGGTAAGATCTATCATAATAAAAAAGGCAACACAAGATTAATTAGAGGTTTCCTGTGTGAATTAATTTCTGAGCGCTAACACTAGCTTTATTGATCAGATGCTAGAGCTTTTTCTTTTGGATTTAAAATTAAGTACCATTTCTATCTCGGTAGGAAAGAGATCACCGGCGTATTGCACAAGATTGCCATTTCTTGCAAGCATGGATCGACCTGTGAACTAGGTAAATCCAATGGGAACCAAAAAAGCGAACCACATGAGAAAAGTTTAAGATGAATAGTAGTCACTAGGATTTAGCACAATATCCCTCACACCTTCAATTAATGAATTATGTATTTGCTCATGGCACTTTAAAATGGACTTCTTTAAATTATTGACTTCTTTGAAATTAGAACACCCTTAACGATTTTCTAGCATAACACTCTAATAAATGGCGGATGATCTTCAGATGGTGGTCATCCGATACCGTTGCTGTGGTGACTGGTGCAAATAGAGGGATCGGATTTGAGATTGCTCATCAACTCGCATCACATGGCTTAACGGTAGTTCTTACATCACGAGAGACTGGTGTTGGCGAAGAGGCAGTGAAAGTCATGCAAGAAGGAGGTTTAAATGTAGCATTTCATCAACTGGATATCGTCGATCATGCATCAGTTGAAGCATTTTCTGATTGGATAAAAGAAACTTATGGCGGTTTAGATATACTGGTATTATGCTATCCCTATATTCTCTATAATTAAGCTACCAGCATAAACAACTAGAGTAGCTTTCACTAGTACGCTACTACTATTTTGACTGGTGCAAAATCTCCTAGTCTTTCTCTTCTTGGTCATTGATTCAAGGAGGGTGGCTTTCATTTGTTGTTCCGGGCTTTGTTTACTTTTATTTCGTTGCCACTTTTGGTTTCGGTTATTGTTTTTGCCAAATATGGCCACTTTCAGCTGATGATAtggtactatatatatatatatatatatatatatatatatatatatatatatgtagatcaacAATGCAGGAGTGAGTTTCAATGTTGGTACAGAGAATTCCATGGAACATGCTGAAACTGTCATCCAAACCAACTATTTTGGCACAAAGAATATGACAAACGCGATGATTCCATTGATGAGGCCTTCTCCTTCTGGTGGTCGTATCGTTAGTGTGAGCTCACGATTGGGACGACTTAACGGCAAAAAGAATGTGAGAACTTCAGTTTTCTTACAATTATTGTTATTCTTCTCATTCTTGTGTCCTTGTTCATCTTGTTTACTCTTTTTGCAATTCTTTAAGGTTCCACGCTACACCAACCTTTCCAGATTGAAATCAAGTTAGGTCAGTACTTTGTCCTGATCGACAAGGCAGCCCGATGCACAAAGCATCAAACATTCACGCAAGGTCCGAGGAAGGACCGTACCCTAAGGGATGTGATATAGACAgcctaccctgatgcaagcattaccggctgcttccacggctcgaacccatgacctataggtcacacggaaaTAACTTTACCTTTACTCCAAGCAGAGGCGGACCTATGTATTATGTTGAGGGGTCACCGGACCCTATAAACTTCGGCAGAATtcttatatatagatatagatatagatatacaCGTGTGTGTGCACTTTGAAAATGATAACTTTGAATCACTTGGCACCCTAAACGCTAAAAGCCTTTAGGGGGCACTGATTGAACAAAATATTGTGCCCCCGCCGCGTTAAAATCCTGAGTCCGCCTCTTGCTCTACCTTCAAATACTTTGTCCTGATTGGGATGATACTTAATAAAGTAGCATGATATTAGCTGGTTGCGCTAATTATATGcaaatgtcattttcttctttaatatCTCAAAATCATCTATATTTTCTTGATGCAACCAGAGAATTACAAATGTTACCTTGAGACAGCAACTGGAGGATGTGGACTCTTTATCAGAGGAACTGATTGATAATActgtgaatttttttttggaacaAGTAAAGGAAGGAACATGGGAATCAGGGGGATGGCCTCAAGTGTTCACTGACTACTCAGTGTCAAAACTTGCAGTAAATGCTTACACCAGGCTAATGGCAAGGATACTCGAAGATCGTCCAGAGGGTCATAAGATATATATCAATTGCTATTGCCCGGGTTGGGTGAAGACCGCGATGACTGGTTGGTCCGGGCATATATCTCCAGAAGACGCTGCTGATACTGCAGTCTGGCTTGCTCTACTACCTGACCAATTTGTGAGTGGTAAGTTTTGGGCTGAAAGGCGCGAGATAAGCTTTTAATATGTGGAGCAGCTGGTGTTTGCATTATTTGTGAAAATTGATTGATTACTTGTTACATTGGTTGAGAATATGTGAAGGATTGGATGGAAGAGCCTGAAGCAATGGCCTAGTTTGTAGCAATGCTGTTTTCTTGTAGATTATATCTTGTTTGGACTTTTTCTTCACTATCAGTGTGAATGAATTTTTCGTGTAATTTAACACACAGATTATCAGACCCCTCTTTAACAATATTTTTATATAACAACCATTCAttataaaagtcaaatttttctcaaaccgatttttatgttataataatgtactctataacaacacttcattatagcagccaaaaaatatcggaacaaataaaactgttatagagaggtttgataggttttttttTCTGGAAAGCTTGCTTTTGACCTGTCTTGTAATGGATCAAATAAACTTAGtacttttgtcatttttggacaaATACATTCACTTCTGCTAACACCACTGCTTTCAGTTTCTATAAATGAAATATGGAAAGATTATATTGAAATAGTAAAAGCTAACTTTGTTTAACTTCTACTTCTAATATGATTGGAAGTTCACTTCTTAGGAATGCAGCTATCGTTTTTGGGAGGGAATAAAGTTAGAGCCAACAAGGGAATAGTTCTAACTGAAAAATTTATATTTACTAGAATCAAAGAATTCTATCTAAAGCCAAATAAGAACTAGACATGTTGACCCTAATACTCACTTGTTTTATAATTTTCACAAGATACAAGAAATTGAATCTATTTAAGTAATCACAAACTGTAAGCTTTGACAGGATTTCTTCCATGTTTAACTTAGTAATCTATGTTTTAAATTTCATAAGTAAATCAATATTTAAATTCATGTCTTTTAGATAGTGTGTCATAGAATTAGAACTAAGAGTAcgaaatttctaaaaaaaaaaaaaagaagaagaaaagtataATACTAATCAGCAAACCAAATTactaaatttaaaatttaatttacaTATACTGAGAAGTATAAAGAATTTTACACTATTACCCTATCGTTTAATTGGTCCTTAATTAACATTTATTTCAAGTGACTCATTAATACATGGAgggtaagcacgtgatttttgccctatatgagaaatactcccagaaaatgcaaaataaaatgattttccttggtgtgcaattttgagtatttttgtgatatttttggataattatttgtatttgtctgtgtttgcttatttgttaaattaataaaaaatataaaaatatgtcgcattttgcatgtaggatttcattctacaattgttagtaattaaattagttttacaaaaaaaattaaaaattacaaaaataggcatcttttgcatttttagcatttaatgtccaaatgaacaattttatgcttaattattacttaattgtgtgttaattgttattgggagttaatttgcgcctttataacttaatttagttcttaataataatttaagtatttttataatttagtttta contains:
- the LOC107816672 gene encoding uncharacterized protein LOC107816672, with product MSRCLNYQLLSLALLLLMTVDPSSQSRLTEENGVKSAVFLSPKIVLEPGSVSNKFYYNIDFPKGHIAIKNFDAEVVDEAGNSVPLHETYLHHWVVVRYYQRKGVEVAKYHGNLGFHQSDFIVKRNSGICNGGLTQYFGLGSETRKTITYVPDPYGIEVGNPVEVPPGYEEGWLLNVHAIDTRGAEDRLGCTECRCDLYNVTKDEYDRNIEPDYVGGLRCCYDETRCKVKEGFQGARRSLYLKYTVKYIDWDPSIVPVKIYILDVTDTWKKQEKSTATVSRHHCKIEYLVESCSAAEANADCTHTKNISVTFPSGGDIIYGVAHQHTGGTGSALHGEDGRAICSSLPIYGEGKEPGNEAGYIVGMSSCYPKPGSIKISEGETVTLISNYSSAQRHTGVMGLFYLLVTEPSPTPNSFLHSTDGTGEIVILHNAVGVLAVFGIAVLVGAAVIYQRRNHREEEGYESVLM
- the LOC107816671 gene encoding uncharacterized protein LOC107816671 — protein: MDHKKEKAKEKREKRRQEISLLRTIPYSDHRKWWSSDTVAVVTGANRGIGFEIAHQLASHGLTVVLTSRETGVGEEAVKVMQEGGLNVAFHQLDIVDHASVEAFSDWIKETYGGLDILINNAGVSFNVGTENSMEHAETVIQTNYFGTKNMTNAMIPLMRPSPSGGRIVSVSSRLGRLNGKKNRITNVTLRQQLEDVDSLSEELIDNTVNFFLEQVKEGTWESGGWPQVFTDYSVSKLAVNAYTRLMARILEDRPEGHKIYINCYCPGWVKTAMTGWSGHISPEDAADTAVWLALLPDQFVSGKFWAERREISF